The Juglans regia cultivar Chandler chromosome 6, Walnut 2.0, whole genome shotgun sequence genome contains the following window.
tgggaattttgcttgaatggcaaagtggatatgcaaaagaggtaattttgcatatgcatatgcataaaccaatgctaatgctctaaccGCAAACTAGTTGATACTTCTTGATCTGACACATATTTTCCCGAAAGAACTCTTTCTCAGATTTTAACCACAGAAGAttatatttaaactaaaatatatttttttaaaaaaatggaaactttatcccaataaaaatcacattttcgCATAAATAAATACCCAACTCTCTAAATATTGATCTTCAATCAAACAGATCAAGCATTATGTGTCTATTAAGTCAAACGCAGGCATATCACCgagttatattttaagttcatgCACAACTTATTTATTATTCGAGTGAGTTTACGAGCtccttcattttgacaaaaCAGATTATTAATATTGGATCTTATAACTTTATCTACAAATTTTGACAAACAAACTTTAACCTTTtgttaatatctttaaataattaatatatacgcgtatttacttataaaaaaaaaattatatatacgcgtatcaattattatattcataagGATTCGAGCAACATGAATAGTATTAGGGACAtcatttcttctctctttatataattaagatattcccattataaaaataaagataatactgtaaaaaataataaatatgaagtaATTCTAATTTATATGAGCTTATACGAGTCAAGCTGAGTTTTATACGAGTTGTATTATTTATAACCgatcataattttatgtttgCAAACAGCTCATTTAATAAACGAATCGAACCAAACTCAAGTTTGACCTAGTCAATCTCAAGCAGCTTGTTGAATTGTCTTGTTTATTTACAGCCCTAACTGCCATAACTCCACTCAGTATCACCAGCTCCAGGCACCACAAGATACACCTTAAATATCCTGTTTCCTagttaatatttcaaaatcatTAGCAAATACAAGTAAGAATAAACTTTCCCATACAAATGTTTTCCAAAAAACAATCTGCCTCAGCTTAAAGAAGTATCATTGGTaagaaattaagagaaaatcCCAGCACGGAGACTAATGAAATACAACATATCATAAGAGGCAAACAAGCTGCATGTAAAAATTGTGATGAACTGATTTATACATACCTAAGAATGCTGCCATCAAAGCTCAAAACTTCAGTTCGGCAACGATGCCGATTAGCAAGTTTTAGTCTGTGATGCTCACTCAAGGCTCCTGAAATGGGAGAAGAAGGGTCAACAAGTGGATTCCATCTTCCACTAGCATAGTTCATGAGTTGCCGAGATGAGTCCTTTGTTTGTTCTTTCTGGTAAAGAAGTTTTGCAGCAGGACCTGTTGCTTGGTACTCCACACAAACATCCCGTAACTTTTTTCGCAAACTTTGCATTGCATCATGATGCTCACTAAGTGAGTCTGATTGAAGTAATTGTGATGATACCACCCTTTTACATATACTGTTACACAATTTGGGACTAAAAAGTGGCATCCCAAATTCCACACTCAAAGGAACCCATTCATACTTTCCACAATCAGGAGAAAAGTGTTTTGAATTTCCTTCATTAAAGATTTTTAAGAGGCGAATGTAACCAACTGTCcataaatctatcttgtttgcCAAATCAGTTAACAGAGAGTTGAGTTTCAAACTTTCTTCTTCGCACAGTCCCAATTCCTTCCCTATATGAGCAATTGAACCATCGGCATTCTTTAGGGGCAACGGAACGTCCATAGTTATGATTCTTCCAGATTTATCAAGATCATACCTACCGAGGGGCTGCACTAGCACAGCCGAGTATTTAAGAAGTGAATTTAAACAATGTAAAAGTATACTTCCCTTGACTAaatttccttcaaatttccCTCCCAGCCCTCCAATTGTAGAACCATCCCAAGACCATATAAGGGCTTTCTCACAACCAGCCAATGGCGCAGGAAGCAAGCGTAGACATTGTCCTTTCATGAGGACAACTGATAGAGGCCCACTTGCCACAGTTAAATATAGTACTAGTTTCATCCATGGTGTCATAGATGAATACGAGGGAGCACCAAAATGTATGGGACCTGTAGGTCCAGGAAGAATTGatgaaggaggaagaggaaCCATGGACACAACAATGTCATAGTCACGATGAAACAACCGGTCTAAAGTTGCTGGAGCAAGAGAAGCCAAGCTTTCACAGCGAAGAATATCCACACGATATTTCTTTCTCCTTCTCAATGGATCTCTTCCAGCATCTGGCCCTTCGACCAGAatcattttctcatcattctGGAAAGTTGGATCTGATTTAGGTACCTCGCTTGAGCAATTGGTGTCTTCTGATAAAGTAGCAGAAAACATTTCATCACCAGTACTTCCAGTAGCAGGTTCACTCAAAACATGGGGCATCCCCAACCTAGCCAAATCATCTTCTTCCTGCTCAGGTTCATTTGTACCAGAGTTTCCTGCTATGTCTGTCAAAGTGATATTAGCTATCAAAGTGGCCTCATCATTGGCTGACGCTACCATATCCATCTTATCACAAACTTCTTCTGTTTTGACATCAGTAGCAACTCCACCAGATTGCAGACATTCCAAAACACAACGCAGGCTAAATGCATGATTTGCAAATTCCTGCAATTCTCCCTCAAATTTGGTTCCCTCTAGTGTACCCAGATCTTTGCAGAGATCCGCGATACTAGCATGACCCAACTTCCCAGCTTCATATAGTGTTACAGCATGAGACTTTAACCCTGAACAAAGCAATTAAAAAGTAAGACATCTTATTAAGGTTATAGAATTTGTTTAAATTCTACATGTCAAATAAAATCTCCATGAGATACGTCAACCTGTTTCTCTCTGTTAACTGCTACTCTTTATAGTGATGTCTTCCAATGGAAATTGAATTACTGAGAGTGCTAAGCCTATATACTAATCGAGcggggcttgtttggaaatagatctcatccTAAAAtgttcatctcatctcatctccttcccaaacataattcaaatataaaatttttaaactaatcattacaactttttcaaactaatcattacaatttttccaaactttcaaacaaaaaataaaaaacaattcaactttttcaaatctccaaacaaaaataatattataaaactatattctaacaatattttaactttataatattttttattcaactttttctctctcctttcccaaaacccaaaaaatactcaactcaaactatctcactactattcacaaactatcttactactattcacaaaattctcatctcatctcactccccaaacgagccctaaatcAACCTGTATAGTTTTTTCACTCTACCCGGGAAACAAGTCAGCCAAAATCTTGTTGTCATGAGATTTAGACTGGGTGGAATAGATACTCATTTCTATTATagaagattttaatttaataatccATTATATCCTGTTTTTAACATCTTGTGACTGAACTGGTATCACACTAGAGTTTCACCTCCACTCTTGCTGCAATTTTCACCTCTTAACAACTGGTAAGGGTCTTTTTGTTGCACTATCAAGTAGTTAAGTCTGGGAAAGTTGTCTCTAGGGTTTAGCAGGATCATAGTTGAGTTCCGGAGAAGGATGGTTCCCTCTTCACACAAGTACAATCCAACatcaaaaggcaaaaaaaaaaaaaaaaaaacgagagtCAGAGAATGGCTATGCTTCAACCTCCTGACATGCGAGTTTGCCCTTGCCTCCCATAAAGATGAATAAGGACAGGTATAGACTAGGTCCACTTGGGATGGTGTCATTGATGAAAGACATTAAAGTTGCACTATGGAACAGATCAGAAGTATTCAAGCTTGCTTCAGCATGACCTTCTGCACCTACTGAAGATGGTAAAATACCCATGCCATATCTAGTCCCTCCTAGATCATTGCTACTGGGGGTTCTCGTTCTGACAACAGGGTTAGAGTGTCaaccttatttttgttttaacacAGATAGCATGCAACATTCATGGTAAAAACACCATAAAGGGCACACTCAGGATTATAAGACAAATGGGCTCGAAATTGATATGAAGAAACATGTTATGACAAGAAGAAGAGTGAACAAACCTGGTGAAACAGACCCCATCATAAGATAGGATGTTATATTAGCATCAACAACAAAAGCAACATGAACATGGGCAGAACTCGTCCCATGGTTTTCTGTCCCCAACACATCTCCTTGTTGAGCAGCATCACCATCAATGAATATGCTTGCTGAGCCTAGACTAGCATGAGAAGCATCTTCATCACTAAGACTGGTTCTAGGAGAACCAGATATGCCTGTATCTTGAAGAATAGATCCTGGATCAATAAATTTTACTGCCCATCCCAATCGACATGCAAAAGATGCAGCAGCCTGCAGCTGCAAAAGGTCTGCCTGCAATGTTGCTGCCAATTCAGCTACAGTTGCATTCTCACTTGAAACAACAAAAACTGCATACAGTAACCTGAACAATATACTAGAAGTGTTAGTATCTTAATTCAACTGATAGCAGAAAACTGCCAAACGACAATGAAGCTATCTACAGATTAAAATAATGGCCTTACTCCTCAATAGGATCTTCATATGACTGCTCCCTGTTGGAAACAAACCCTTCAAGCCTGGAAACTGAAAAGCCATGAACATTAACAATGTGAACTCAAACCAAACCCCGGGTTCGGCTTTcgagttcaaaaaaagatgatgaaCCCATAAAACATCCCTTATAACTTCAGCACTCCATTTAACACAGATTTTACAGATTTTTAAGAGGAAGAAACTTCTACTCCCTTTCCACACTGTCTCAGCTTACAGCCAAAGTACAAAAGAGTATTGCTATCTAGATATATTTTACAGTATTTGACAGTGGTAGCAATAgtagtaaaagaagaaaaatttccgTGAGTCAAAGCAAATGCACCCTCTATATGGCAGTTCCAGGTGTAGATTTTGATTGGTTAAAAAAGATGAATGTCAAAATACACAATTTTTCCCAAAAGACTTACAGCCAGCTTCAATATAAGACCACACAAATATGCTCCTCACGGAAATTAAGCATTACTTCAATGAAAAAGAACTTCACCGACAAAAGACAAcacataatttcataatttatgaataactaatttttttttaatttgatcttCCCAAGGGAAAGGATAGCATGTCCATAAATGACAACATGCATCCTTTTATTACAACATAGACAAAAGgatgaaagaatgaaagaatgagaagaaaaaataaaaaaatatatgccaCTGATTTTGGACATTGGTGTATGTTTCAGGTAATTGCTTATCATATGGAACTTCCATAAAAACCGTTAAAGAAATCAATTCCTTCAACAATTAGATCAACAATAAAAGGATAGAACTTACCCTTAAAACGATCGTCAGAATAAACCGGGACATCAAAGTAGATCAAACCCCGTCTGTAGAGACCCTTTACAACATCAGGATcgaacaaaatatatgaatttccCTCCTCCTTACAGACTTTATCAATTGTTGCCGTTTCTTCTTCTGAGAGTTTCTATAAAAAGCAGGGAAATTGATATTTTACCAACAGCTTGACATAAAGCACATAAGTAGAGATTTGTGTGACTTACTCCCCATGAAATCAAACGTTTTGATTTAGATAGAAATCCTCAGAAGTCAAAGcagtgaaaaagaagaaaggattATTAAGAAACTCACCTTAAATTCTTCTAGAGTAAAGTTCACAAGACAAACTCCCCACCATGGTTCAATTGCAAAATCTACAGGTTGTGTAGGTAGCAGTTCTTTTGCAATTGACTTATTCAGCTTCCACATAATTTTCTGTACAGCTCCAAAAAAGGAAACAATTAGTTAAGTAATATGTACCATTCATCTGCAAGCAAAGGAATTATTACAGCAGTATCAGTTTATACAGCAAAATCCATGACACTGAATAGTTAGACAATAAGAAGCTCACTAAAGTTAACCACATAATATAAAGCTTTCATTACTAGAAGTAACTCATATCAGATAGCACTGATCatgcacaaataaataaatgattcaCATATACAAGATAAGAATTCGATCAATTTACAGATGGGAGAATT
Protein-coding sequences here:
- the LOC109001195 gene encoding protein FAM91A1; the encoded protein is MQHVPATIEEQLILKAIKEECPWESLPKRLQATLSSKEEWHRRIIEHSIKKRLQWNTSFARKVCKESEYYEDMMRYLRKNLALYPYHLAEYVCRVMRISPFRYYCDMLFEVMKNEQPYDSIPNFSAADALRLTGIGRNEFIDIMNKCRSKKIMWKLNKSIAKELLPTQPVDFAIEPWWGVCLVNFTLEEFKKLSEEETATIDKVCKEEGNSYILFDPDVVKGLYRRGLIYFDVPVYSDDRFKVSRLEGFVSNREQSYEDPIEELLYAVFVVSSENATVAELAATLQADLLQLQAAASFACRLGWAVKFIDPGSILQDTGISGSPRTSLSDEDASHASLGSASIFIDGDAAQQGDVLGTENHGTSSAHVHVAFVVDANITSYLMMGSVSPGLKSHAVTLYEAGKLGHASIADLCKDLGTLEGTKFEGELQEFANHAFSLRCVLECLQSGGVATDVKTEEVCDKMDMVASANDEATLIANITLTDIAGNSGTNEPEQEEDDLARLGMPHVLSEPATGSTGDEMFSATLSEDTNCSSEVPKSDPTFQNDEKMILVEGPDAGRDPLRRRKKYRVDILRCESLASLAPATLDRLFHRDYDIVVSMVPLPPSSILPGPTGPIHFGAPSYSSMTPWMKLVLYLTVASGPLSVVLMKGQCLRLLPAPLAGCEKALIWSWDGSTIGGLGGKFEGNLVKGSILLHCLNSLLKYSAVLVQPLGRYDLDKSGRIITMDVPLPLKNADGSIAHIGKELGLCEEESLKLNSLLTDLANKIDLWTVGYIRLLKIFNEGNSKHFSPDCGKYEWVPLSVEFGMPLFSPKLCNSICKRVVSSQLLQSDSLSEHHDAMQSLRKKLRDVCVEYQATGPAAKLLYQKEQTKDSSRQLMNYASGRWNPLVDPSSPISGALSEHHRLKLANRHRCRTEVLSFDGSILRSYALSPVYEAATRPIEEGPPVSSVKVETDEADSRDVILPGVNLLFDGSELHPFDIGACLQARQPVSLIAEASVASASAAIK